In Arthrobacter sp. QXT-31, one genomic interval encodes:
- a CDS encoding S1C family serine protease, with protein MPTAAANEPGPVDDGAALDSYSETVIRVARTVTPHVAAIEMTGNRRNGRFRVGAGSAVLFTEDGYLLTNAHVVAGTQKGRAVFADGSGTDLEVVGADPLSDLAVLRGRAPHVAPAEFGDAESLQVGQLVIAVGNPLGLSGSVTAGVVSGLGRAIPVWAGRNRRVIEDVIQTDAALNAGSSGGALADARSRIVGINTAVAGAGLGLAVPINSTSRRIISALLSDGRVRRAYLGVVSTPIRLGTSEVVRTGQREGLRVVEVLAGSPAEQAGLRPGDVLLRVGSRAVSNAESLQKLLFAEAIGVPMDIAVLRDGHVTAISAVPGEMADWG; from the coding sequence CACGGCGGCTGCTAACGAACCGGGACCCGTCGACGACGGCGCGGCCCTCGACTCTTACTCGGAGACGGTCATCAGGGTGGCCAGGACCGTCACGCCCCACGTGGCTGCCATCGAGATGACGGGAAACCGGCGCAACGGCCGTTTCCGGGTCGGCGCCGGGTCTGCGGTCCTGTTCACTGAGGATGGCTACCTGCTGACCAACGCCCACGTGGTGGCCGGAACCCAGAAAGGCCGCGCGGTCTTCGCCGACGGCTCCGGTACGGACCTGGAGGTGGTGGGCGCGGATCCGTTGTCTGATCTTGCTGTGCTCCGTGGCCGTGCCCCGCATGTGGCTCCTGCCGAGTTCGGCGACGCCGAGTCACTACAGGTGGGGCAACTCGTCATTGCCGTCGGCAATCCGCTGGGGTTGTCGGGCTCGGTGACGGCAGGTGTGGTGAGCGGACTCGGAAGGGCAATTCCCGTCTGGGCAGGCCGCAACCGCCGCGTCATCGAGGATGTTATCCAGACCGATGCCGCCTTGAATGCCGGCAGTTCCGGCGGTGCACTCGCCGACGCCCGAAGCCGGATCGTGGGAATCAACACTGCGGTGGCCGGTGCCGGGCTGGGGCTGGCCGTGCCGATCAACAGCACCTCGCGCCGGATCATCTCAGCGCTCCTGTCGGACGGAAGAGTCCGGCGCGCCTACCTCGGCGTGGTGAGCACACCGATCCGCCTGGGTACGAGCGAAGTGGTCCGCACTGGCCAGCGGGAGGGGCTGCGCGTGGTTGAGGTGCTGGCCGGTTCCCCCGCTGAACAGGCAGGTCTCCGTCCCGGTGATGTTCTGTTGCGCGTTGGTTCCCGTGCAGTCAGCAACGCCGAGAGCCTGCAGAAGCTACTCTTCGCCGAGGCCATCGGCGTGCCGATGGACATAGCCGTCCTGCGCGACGGACACGTGACAGCCATCTCGGCAGTACCCGGCGAGATGGCGGACTGGGGATAG